One window from the genome of Plasmodium reichenowi strain SY57 chromosome 8, whole genome shotgun sequence encodes:
- a CDS encoding ubiquitin-conjugating enzyme, putative, producing the protein MSNLAKKRLIRDFRKLQTDSPFGVSGSPIGNDIMKWRAVIFGPADTPWEGGTFHLELLFGNEYPNRPPKVKFLTKMFHPNIYMDGNICIDILQKHWSPIYDISAILTSIQSLLSDPNPNSPANQEAALLFVENRIEYNRRIKNCVKESFNFIEQKAEEDAEKS; encoded by the exons ATGTCCAATTTAGCCAAGAAAAGGTTAATTCGGGATTTCAGAAAACTACAAACTGATTCCCCATTTGGTGTTAGTGGCTCACCAATAGGAAATGATATTATGAAATGGAGGGCTGTCATTTTTGGACCAGCTGATACACCATGGGAAGGTG GTACTTTTCACTTGGAACTTTTATTTGGTAATGAATACCCCAATAGACCACCCAAAGTAAAATTTTTAACAAAAATGTTTCACCCCAATATATACATGGATGgaaatatatgtattgATATTCTTCAAAAGCACTGGAGTCcaatatatgatatttcAGCAATATTGACATCCATTCAATCACTTTTAAGTGACCCAAATCCTAACAGTCCAGCGAATCAAGAGGCAGCTCTTTTATTTGTTGAAAATAGAATAGAATATAATAGAAGGATTAAAAATTGTGTAAAGGaatcttttaattttatagaACAGAAAGCTGAAGAAGATGCCGAAAAGTCATGA
- a CDS encoding RNA-binding protein (U1 snRNP-like), putative codes for MPKYYCEYCDIYLTHSSPVGRRQHIHGRKHISAKIEYFQNLLREEGITPQNFLGFLNNRNINNPLGNPMMNYMNTNMYMKYNPMKSYHSYSMRSSHPYRLNIHNNKYSRAGYVPPSHHKYSVNPMHNNYHQAHNNYSYPNSINPSNQINYSNNYGSNNFNNSNEFNKNMNEKDNINNNDIHDNKVKTDENDPINNDNLNNTRNFSYEENHYSTDHKKPTFLNPENSKEHIESDIS; via the coding sequence atGCCAAAGTATTATTGTGAATATTGTGATATATATCTAACACACAGTTCACCTGTTGGGAGGCGTCAACATATACATGGGAGAAAACATATTAGTGCCAAGATAgaatattttcaaaatttaTTAAGAGAAGAAGGTATCACACCACAAAATTTTTTAGgatttttaaataatagaaatataaataatccATTAGGAAATCCTATGatgaattatatgaatacaaatatgtatatgaaGTATAATCCAATGAAAAGTTATCATTCATATTCTATGAGAAGTTCACATCCATATCgtttaaatatacataataataaatattcaaGAGCTGGATATGTTCCACCAAGTCATCATAAATATTCTGTTAACCCAATGCACAATAATTACCATCAGGCACATAATAACTATTCATATCCTAATTCAATAAATCCAAGTAACcaaataaattattcaaataattACGGATCCAATAATTTCAACAATTCAAatgaatttaataaaaatatgaatgaaaaagataatataaataataatgatatacaCGATAATAAAGTAAAAACAGATGAAAATGACcctataaataatgataatcTTAATAACACAAGGaatttttcatatgaaGAAAATCATTATTCAACTGATCATAAGAAGCCAACTTTTTTAAACCCTGAAAATTCAAAGGAACATATTGAAAGTGATATATCTtga
- a CDS encoding hypothetical protein (conserved Plasmodium protein, unknown function): protein MTRGNQREVDRIRSSKRNDKTKQNSTVKDASKNLNVVCKLCRHSFMCTVNQSILKEHHEKKHSKNSYEDCFS, encoded by the coding sequence atgacaCGAGGAAATCAAAGAGAAGTTGATAGAATTAGGTCATCCAAAAGAAATGacaaaacaaaacaaaatagTACCGTTAAAGACGCTTCAAAAAATTTGAATGTTGTTTGTAAATTATGTAGACATTCTTTTATGTGTACAGTTAATCAATCTATTTTGAAAGAACATCATGAAAAGAAACATTCGAAGAATTCTTATGAGGATTGTTTTTcatga